ACAACCCCGATGAACTGAATGCACTTTACGAGAGAATCGTCGCGGATGATATCTGGCGACGTGACATTGCCGCCGCCGGGCAGCGACGGGTATTGAATGAACATCTCTACACGCATCGCTTGCAAACCATTATTACAGATTTGTTCTGATGCCGGGGCAGTGTCTTTAAAGAAACAACGCCGTTAACCCGCTTACAAATTTTGGAGTAATTTATGGCTATCTACCTGATTACCGGCGGTGCCGGATTCATTGGTTCACATATTGTCGATGCCTTACTGGAGCGGGGCGAGTCAGTGCGCGTGCTGGATAACTTTGCCACGGGCAAGCGCGAGAATCTTGCGCATTGCATTGAGCGTATCGAGTTGATCGAAGGGGATATTCGTGACGTTGACACCTGTCGCAATGCCTGCGCCGGGGTCGATTTTGTCTCGCATCAGGCAGCGTTCGGCAGCGTTCCGCGCTCCATTGAAGATCCCTTGACCAGCCATGCCGTGAATGTGACCGGCAGTGTAAATATGCTGGTCGCGGCACGCGATGCGGGGGTGAAGCGCTTTGTTTATGCGGCGTCATCTTCGACTTACGGGGATCATCCGGGGTTGCCCAAGGTGGAGGAGCATATCGGTCAGCCCCTTTCACCTTATGCCGTAACCAAATATGCCAACGAACTCTACGCACAGGTGTTCGGGCGGTGTTACGGTCTGGAGACGATTGGCTTGCGTTATTTCAACGTCTTCGGTCCCCGCCAGGATCCCTTCTCCCAGTATGCGGCAGTGATCCCGCTGTTTGTCAGTGCGCTGCTGCGTAATGCAGCGCCGACCATCAATGGTGACGGTGAGCAGACCCGCGATTTTACCTTTGTCGCCAATGCCGTGGAGGCCAACCTTAAAGCCTGTTCGGCCCCGGCGACGGCTGTTGGTGAAGTGTTCAATATCGCCTGTGGCGAGCGAACTTCGCTGAATACCCTTTATCGCCAACTGCAATCTTTGCTCGGCAGCACGGTCGTTCCTGTCTATGGGCCGGACCGTTTCGGCGACGTGCGTGACAGCCTGGCCGATATCGGCAAGGCGCAACGGCTCCTCGGTTACGCCGGTGCAATCAAGCTGAAGGAGGGGCTGTCCCGATCGAGCGCATGGTACCGCGAGAATCTGTCTGCGTGACCGCCCTTGATGTGACGTCAACAATCGGTCTGAAATTTTCTCTGTCGCCGCGCTTTCACCGCGCCTGTCTTTCTTGACAGTGCCGCCCCTTTTCTATAGGCTACGCTCGCTTGTGTTTATCCCTGAAAGGACAATCCAATGAGTGTAGCTGCGATTATTCCTGCCCGCTTTGCGTCGACCCGCTTCCCCGGCAAGCCCCTGGCTGATATTTGCGGCAAGCCAATGATTCAACATGTGTATGAACGTGTTTCCCGCTCAACGTCGGTGACGCGGGTGATCGTTGCGACGGACGATGAACGCATCAGCTCCGCGGTGACCGGTTTTGGCGGGGAGGTGATGATGACGCGCGCCGACCATCCAACCGGTACCGACCGTCTTGCCGAGGTTGCGGCTCAGCTCGATGCCGCAATTATTGTGAATGTGCAGGGGGACGAACCGTTGATCGAGCCGCGGATGATTGATCTGGCGACCGCTCCGTTGCTGGCCGATGACACGATCCCGATGGGAACGTTAAAGACGGCAATTCTTGATGAGGAAGAATTTACAAATCCGAATGTGGTCAAAGTTGTCACCGACCGCGACGGGTTTGCTCTCTACTTTTCGCGTGCGGCGATCCCTTTTCAGCGTGACGCTGCGGTCGATACGGCCTCAAAAATCGCCTTGACGCGAGGGTTTAAGCATATTGGTCTGTATGTTTATCGGCGTGACTTCCTGTTGAAATTCCCCACCCTTTTAGCGACACCTCTGGAGCAGCTGGAAAAGTTGGAACAATTGCGTGCGTTGGAAAATGGTTTCCGGATTCGCGTTGTCGAGACGCGCGATGCCTCCTGGGGGGTTGATGTGCCGGAGGATCTGGCGCGGGTCAGGAAGATTCTCGGGGCGGCCTGAAAAACAGGTTTTCTTTTCTACTTCTTGCGGCTAAAATTGATGGCGTCGCAAAAAGTCCGCCCTCCGGCGTTACGCTGATTTTTCAGGACCTCGACCTACCTGATGTAGGCCTTCGCCCCTGAAAAACCACCAAGCCTTGGAGGACGAAATTTTTGCTTAGCCATCTCATTCTTTTTTGCGAGTGCATCAAAATTAACTCTTATGATTTTCGTATCAAATAACCGGCTGGTATGAGCAGAGGACGTGCAATGAAGACCAAGTTTATTTTTATTACCGGAGGCGTCGTTTCTTCGCTGGGGAAGGGTTTGTCCGCCGCATCGATCGGGGCGCTGATGGAAGCACGCGGATTGCGTGTTTCGATGCAGAAGATGGATCCCTATATCAATGTAGATCCCGGCACGATGAGCCCCTATCAGCACGGTGAGGTTTTTGTCACCAATGATGGTGCGGAAACCGATCTTGACCTGGGGCACTACGAACGGTTCACCACCGCCAACCTGTCGCGCAAATCTAATTTTACCACCGGCCAGGTCTACGACAGCGTCATCCGCAAGGAAAGACGCGGTGACTACCTTGGTGGCACAGTTCAGGTTATCCCCCATATTACCAATGAGATCAAAGAAAAGATCATCGATAATGCGCGGGAGATCGATATCGCCATCATCGAAGTGGGGGGCACCGTCGGAGATATTGAATCGTTGCCGTTTCTGGAAGCGATTCGCCAGTTTCGCAGTGATCGTGGTGCCGACAATGTGCTTTACATCCATCTGACGCTGGTGCCGTATATTTCGACTGCCGGCGAGTTAAAGACCAAACCCACCCAGCACAGTGTCAAGGAGCTCCGTGAAATCGGTATTCAGCCGGACATTCTGCTGTGCCGCTGTGATCGCGAGATTCCCCGCGAAATGAAGAGCAAGATCGCGCTGTTCTGCAATGTTGATGAAGGGGCGGTCATTACGGCGCGGGATGTTTCATCGATCTACGAATGCCCGATTGCGTTGCATGAGCAGGGGCTGGATGAACGGATCGTCGATTACCTCAATATCTGGACCAAGGCGCCCGATCTGTCCGCCTGGGAACGGATCAGGCTGCGGGTTAATGACCCGACCGGGGAGACCGTCATCGCCATTGTCGGTAAATATGTCGAGCTGACAGAAAGTTATAAATCGTTGGCTGAAGCGTTGATTCATGGTGGCATCGGTAATGATTGCCGGGTCAAGCTGAAATATGTTGATTCGGAAAGTCTGGAGCGACATGGCATCGGCGACGCTTTTGATCAGGTCGACGGGATTCTGGTCCCTGGCGGGTTTGGTGAACGCGGCAGTGAGGGGAAGATCGACGCGATTCGTTTTGCCCGTGAGAACAAGATCCCGTTTTTCGGCATCTGCCTCGGGATGCAGATGGCGGTAGTTGAGTTTTCACGGAATGTCTGTCAGATCAAGGAAGCGTATTCATCGGAATTTCGTGAAGACGCTAAAAATCCCGTCATCCATATTATGGAGGAGCAAAGGAAGGTCAAAGGGAAGGGGGGGACGATGCGTCTCGGTGCTTACCCCTGTAACATGGCAAAGGATACGCTGGCGCGTCGGATTTACGGGCAGAAGAGTATTACCGAGCGCCATCGCCATCGTTATGAATTCAACAATGCTTATCGCACGGTTTTGAAAGAGTGCGGCTTGACTATTTCCGGTATTCATCCCGATCTCGATCTGGTCGAGATCATTGAACTTTCTGATCACCCCTGGTTTCTTGGCTGTCAATTTCACCCTGAGTTTAAATCCCGACCGATGTCCCCCCACCCGTTGTTTGAATCGTTTGTCGGGGCGTGCCTCAAACAGAGGAGTGAAGCAAAATGACACGTACTATCCAGCTTGGCAAGATCACCATGGGGGGCGGTTTGCCGCTCGTTTTAATTGCCGGTCCGTGTGCGATCGAGAACGAAGCAATGACGTTGCGGATTGCTGAAAAACTGGTGAATTTGTCACAAAAACTTGGTTTTCCGTTGATCTTCAAGGCCTCTTACGACAAGGCCAATCGTACCTCTGTCGATTCCTACCGAGGCCCCGGCATGGATGAGGGATTACGGATTTTGAGTCAGGTCAAGGCAGAATTCGATCTGCCGATTCTGTCTGACGTCCATGATATCACCCAGGTTGCTGCCGCCGCCGAAGTGCTGGATGTTTTACAAATTCCGGCATTTCTCTGCCGCCAGACAGATTTGTTGCTGGCCGCCGCCAGGACCGGCAAGGTAATTAATGTCAAGAAGGGGCAATTCATGGCCCCGTGGGATATGCGCAACAGTGTTGGCAAGCTGCAAGCTGGCGGGAATGAACAAATCATCCTCACTGAACGCGGTGCGAGCTTCGGTTACAATAATCTGGTCAGTGATATGCGTTCGTTAGTGATTATGCGCGAGCTTGGTTTTCCGGTGGTGTTCGATGCGACTCATTCGGTGCAGTTGCCCGGTGGCGGCGGCACGATTTCCGCTGGTCAGCGGCAATATGTTGGAGCGTTGTCGCGGGCGGCAACAGCGGTCGGCATTGATGGTCTTTTTTGGGAAGTTCATGAGAATCCCGATCAGGCCCTCTGCGATGGAGCCAATTCATTGTCGCTTGACCAGCTTGAAGACATGTTGCGGCAGATGATGGCGCTGGATGCGATTATAAAAGATGGGGAGTACGTTGAGCGATGATTGAAACCGCGCAAAAAGTTTTACGCACCGAAGCCGAAGCGATTCAGGCGCTGATTGAGCGGATTGATGACCGTTTTATTCAGGCGGTCAAGATGATTCTTGCCTGTCATGGGCGCGTTGTCATCACCGGGATGGGTAAATCCGGGCATATCTGTCAGAAAATTGCCGCAACCATGTCATCCACCGGAACGCCGACATTGTTTCTGCATCCGGCCGAGGGGATGCACGGAGATCTCGGCATGCTGGCCAAGGGAGATGTTGTCATCGCCGTTTCAAACTCAGGAGAAACAGAAGAGATCACCCGGATTTTGCCGATTATCAAACGCATGGGGTTGCCGCTGCTCGCGATGAGTGGTAATCCGCACTCGACCCTGGCACGCGCAGGTGACGTTTTCCTCGATATTTCGATCAAGGAGGAAGCCTGTCCTCTGGGGTTGGCACCGACGGCAAGTACCACCGCGACGCTCGCCATGGGTGATGCCCTGGCGGTAACGCTACTGATCGAACGTGGCTTTAAGGCGGAAGATTTTGCCATGTTTCATCCGGGGGGTGCGCTGGGGAAACGTCTGTTGTTGCGTGTCGAGGATGTCATGCATAGCGGCGCGGATATTCCGGTCGTTCCCGCAACGATGCTGCTGAAGGAAGCACTTTTTGAAATCACCAGTAAAAAGCTTGGCGTGACCGGAGTGGCCGACGAGAGCGGTGAACTGGTGGGGGTTTTTACCGATGGTGATTTGCGGCGGGTGATTGCCCACGGATATGACGCCATGGAGCGGCCGATGTGTGAAATGATGGCAAAACATCCGAAACGCATTCTGGCGACGAACCTGGCCGCCAAAGCGGTGCAGTTGATGGAGGAATTCGCGATTACTTCGTTGTTTGTGTTTGATTCTGATGCCGGTAAAAAACCGGTCGGTATCGTTCATCTGCACGATCTGCTCAGAGCGGGGGTGGTTTGATGGTTGAATATCATCAACTCAAGCTTTTGCTGCTGGATGTCGACGGGGTGATGACGGACGGCGGGATTATTCTCGACGACAACGGGAACGAAAGTAAACGATTCAATGTCAAGGATGGTCATGGGATCAAGCTGCTGCAACGCGCAGGGGTTGCCGTCGGGATCGTTACCGGGCGCAGTTCCACGGTGGTTGCCCATCGTGCTGCCGAACTGGGTATCGAAATCCTCTATCAGGGGGCAAAAGACAAGCTGGTTCCCTTTAACGAGATCCTGGCGCAAACAGGGCTCGCCGCATCGGCAGTAGCTTATGTCGGTGACGATATCGTTGATCTACCGATTCTGTTGCGGGTGGGTTTTTCTGCCACGGTTGCTGACGCGGTCGATGATGTCAAAAATTGCGTCGACTACGTAACTGAACGAAACGGTGGCTGCGGTGCCGTGCGGGAGATTTGTGATCATATTCTCCGTCACAGTGGACGCTGGCCGGAAATTATGGAGCGTTATCTTCTCACCACGCCTGCGATTCATACAAGTCCCGTGCCAACGGGCGAGTAAAATCTTTGCAGTTTGTCTGGTGAAATGCTATAGTTAACGCCCATGAACGGTCCCGTATCCAGCGCACGTGTCAGTTGTCTTTTGGTTGTCATCCTGTGCCTGATGCTGTTGCCGTTCAGGGTGGTGGGGGCGACTCTGTCCGCTCCGCAGAGTGATCTTGTGATCGACGATTTCGCTTATACGGAATATCGTGACGGGACCCGGCGCTGGGCGCTACAGGCGAGAAGTGCCCGACACGATTTTGTGGGCGCTATTGCCCGGGCCGAGGTTGTTCATCTCCAGGTATTTTCGCAACAGAACAAGCCGTATCTGAGGTTGTGGGCGGATTCCGGAGTGATGAAAATCGCTGAACGCATCATCGAGCTCAACGGTTCGGTTATTGTTGAAGATCAACGGGGGTATCGTTTTTTGACGGACAGGCTGGTTTATGATGACCGCCGACAACTCGCCTCCGGGGCAGGACCGGTGCAGATGTTTTCCCCAGGGTTGAAAATCACCGGTCGAGGTTACGATTATGCCGCCGCAACGGGAATTTTCCAGATTCACGAAGAGATTGAGGCGTTCGTTACTGCGCCCTTGAAAACACCCTGATGATCAGATTACTACTTTTACTGTTGTTGATATTTTTTTCTGTCCATGTCGCTATGGCCGAAACCGAACCGATTCGGGTTAGCGCAGACCACCTGGAAGCGAATAATCCGGCAGGCTGGGTTAGCTTTCAGGGGAACGTTGTTGCTGATGACGGCGGGGTGGTGCTGCGTGCCGAGCAGATGAAACTGTTTGTCGATCAGGAAGATCGTTCGCTGCTACGTATCGAAGCTGAGGGGACGGTCAGAATGACCCAGGGGCCGCGCGTTGCGTCAAGTAACAGCGCCATTTTCTTCAATCGGGAGCGCAAGATTGTCCTCACCGGAAACGCCCGCTTCAAGGATGGCGAAAATCGGGTAGAGGGTCAGGAAATAACGGTTTTTCTGGACGAAGAGCGAACCTTGGTGGGGGGAGAAGGGGGGCGGGTGAATGCCGTTTTTCGCCCGACAGGGGAGGATCGATGACGCATTTGTTGCGTGCCCGTGGTCTGTCCAAAAGTTATCGCGGACGACAGGTTGTTTGCGGTGTCGATCTTGATGTATCATCAGGGCAGGTGATCGGCTTGCTTGGCCCGAACGGTGCCGGCAAAACGACCTCGTTCTATATGATGGTTGGTCTGGTCAGGCCCGATCAGGGGCAGGTGTTCATGGATGACCGCGAATTGACACGCTTGCCGATGCATTTGCGGGCCCGCGCGGGGATCTCATACCTGGCGCAGGAAGCTTCTGTTTTTCGTAAATTGACGGTGGAAAACAATTTATTGGCAATTCTTGAAACGATGAATCTGTCTGCGGTTGCTCGTCGTGAGCGGATGGAGCAACTGCTTGGTGAGTTTCGCCTGACTCAGGTGCGTAAATCCTACGGCTACAGCTTGTCAGGGGGCGAACGTCGTCGCGTTGAAATCGCCCGGGCACTGGTCAGCGAACCGCTCTTTCTCTTGCTTGATGAGCCGTTTGCGGGGATTGATCCGATTGCCGTTAATGATATTCAGGAGGTTATCAAGCACTTGCGTGACCGGGGTATTGGCATCTTGATTTCTGACCACAATGTGCGGGAAACTCTCGGTGTCTGCGATCAGGCGTATATTCTCAACGATGGGGGGGTTCTGGAATACGGAACACCTCAGGATATTGCCCGCAGTGAACGGGCGCGAACCATCTATCTCGGGGACTCTTTTCGGTTGTAGTCCCTTGAATATCGTGAAAGTTAATTATGGCGCTTGAACTAAGACAACAGCTTAAACTCAGTCAGCAGCTGGTGATGACGCCGCAGCTTCAGCAGGCGATCAAGTTACTGCAGCTCTCGCGGATGGAACTGGTCGATCTGGTTCAGGCAGAGCTGGAGGAAAACCCGCTGCTTGAAGAGGGGAACGATGTTCCCGAAGAGCGTGTCGATACGCCGGAAGGCGGGGAGGATGTCAGCACGCCAGGGGAAGAGGTTGCGGAGGTTGTCGGTGAGTCTGAGGGACTGAATGATATCGATTGGCAAACTTACCTCGAAGGGTACAGTTTGTCCGGTCCGAGTGGTGACAACTTTGCCGATGATGATGAACGTCCGGCCTATGAAAATCTGATTACCAAAAAGCAGTCGTTGGCAGATCATCTGATGTGGCAGCTTAAATTGACCCGTCTTGATGATTTGACCTTTCGCGTTGCAGCGGAAATTATCGGCAATCTCGATGATCAAGGTTATTTGCGTGCCGGGCTCGATGAAATTGCCACGATAACCAGAACTTCCCCCGAGAATGTTGAAAAGATTCTTGGTTTTGTGCAGCAGTTCGACCCCCCTGGTGTTGCCGCCCGTGACCTGCAGGAATGCCTGTTGTGCCAGGCGATTAATCTCGGCATGGAGGGGACGCTGGTCGAAGCCATGTTGCGCGAGCATATGGATGATCTTGAAAATCGCAGATATGCCAGAATTGCAAAAGAACAAAATGTTACAATCGACGATGTTCTGGTCGCCGCAAAAATTATTTCTGATCTTGAGCCGCGTCCGGGACGCCCTTTCTCGCAAGAAGATGTGCATTACATCACCGCCGATATTTTTGTGCACAAGATTGGTGATGAATATGTCGTGGTCCTTAATGATGACGGTTTGCCGAACCTCAAGATCAGTTCTTTTTATCGCCAGGCCTTATCGAATGGAGGAAC
This region of Desulfuromonadaceae bacterium genomic DNA includes:
- the rpoN gene encoding RNA polymerase factor sigma-54 yields the protein MALELRQQLKLSQQLVMTPQLQQAIKLLQLSRMELVDLVQAELEENPLLEEGNDVPEERVDTPEGGEDVSTPGEEVAEVVGESEGLNDIDWQTYLEGYSLSGPSGDNFADDDERPAYENLITKKQSLADHLMWQLKLTRLDDLTFRVAAEIIGNLDDQGYLRAGLDEIATITRTSPENVEKILGFVQQFDPPGVAARDLQECLLCQAINLGMEGTLVEAMLREHMDDLENRRYARIAKEQNVTIDDVLVAAKIISDLEPRPGRPFSQEDVHYITADIFVHKIGDEYVVVLNDDGLPNLKISSFYRQALSNGGTVDQKASEYIQDKMRGAVWLIKSIHQRQRTIYRVTKSIIKFQRMFFDHGIEYLKPLVLRDVAEDIQMHESTISRVTTNKYVQTPQGLFELKYFFNSAIGTVGGSAVASESVKNRIKDIVAGENPKKPYSDQKIVELLLEHGIDIARRTVTKYREMLNIGSSTGRKRMF
- a CDS encoding HAD-IIIA family hydrolase produces the protein MVEYHQLKLLLLDVDGVMTDGGIILDDNGNESKRFNVKDGHGIKLLQRAGVAVGIVTGRSSTVVAHRAAELGIEILYQGAKDKLVPFNEILAQTGLAASAVAYVGDDIVDLPILLRVGFSATVADAVDDVKNCVDYVTERNGGCGAVREICDHILRHSGRWPEIMERYLLTTPAIHTSPVPTGE
- the kdsA gene encoding 3-deoxy-8-phosphooctulonate synthase, whose protein sequence is MTRTIQLGKITMGGGLPLVLIAGPCAIENEAMTLRIAEKLVNLSQKLGFPLIFKASYDKANRTSVDSYRGPGMDEGLRILSQVKAEFDLPILSDVHDITQVAAAAEVLDVLQIPAFLCRQTDLLLAAARTGKVINVKKGQFMAPWDMRNSVGKLQAGGNEQIILTERGASFGYNNLVSDMRSLVIMRELGFPVVFDATHSVQLPGGGGTISAGQRQYVGALSRAATAVGIDGLFWEVHENPDQALCDGANSLSLDQLEDMLRQMMALDAIIKDGEYVER
- the lptB gene encoding LPS export ABC transporter ATP-binding protein, which gives rise to MTHLLRARGLSKSYRGRQVVCGVDLDVSSGQVIGLLGPNGAGKTTSFYMMVGLVRPDQGQVFMDDRELTRLPMHLRARAGISYLAQEASVFRKLTVENNLLAILETMNLSAVARRERMEQLLGEFRLTQVRKSYGYSLSGGERRRVEIARALVSEPLFLLLDEPFAGIDPIAVNDIQEVIKHLRDRGIGILISDHNVRETLGVCDQAYILNDGGVLEYGTPQDIARSERARTIYLGDSFRL
- the kdsB gene encoding 3-deoxy-manno-octulosonate cytidylyltransferase — translated: MSVAAIIPARFASTRFPGKPLADICGKPMIQHVYERVSRSTSVTRVIVATDDERISSAVTGFGGEVMMTRADHPTGTDRLAEVAAQLDAAIIVNVQGDEPLIEPRMIDLATAPLLADDTIPMGTLKTAILDEEEFTNPNVVKVVTDRDGFALYFSRAAIPFQRDAAVDTASKIALTRGFKHIGLYVYRRDFLLKFPTLLATPLEQLEKLEQLRALENGFRIRVVETRDASWGVDVPEDLARVRKILGAA
- the lptC gene encoding LPS export ABC transporter periplasmic protein LptC gives rise to the protein MNGPVSSARVSCLLVVILCLMLLPFRVVGATLSAPQSDLVIDDFAYTEYRDGTRRWALQARSARHDFVGAIARAEVVHLQVFSQQNKPYLRLWADSGVMKIAERIIELNGSVIVEDQRGYRFLTDRLVYDDRRQLASGAGPVQMFSPGLKITGRGYDYAAATGIFQIHEEIEAFVTAPLKTP
- the lptA gene encoding lipopolysaccharide transport periplasmic protein LptA; the protein is MIRLLLLLLLIFFSVHVAMAETEPIRVSADHLEANNPAGWVSFQGNVVADDGGVVLRAEQMKLFVDQEDRSLLRIEAEGTVRMTQGPRVASSNSAIFFNRERKIVLTGNARFKDGENRVEGQEITVFLDEERTLVGGEGGRVNAVFRPTGEDR
- a CDS encoding SDR family oxidoreductase, with product MAIYLITGGAGFIGSHIVDALLERGESVRVLDNFATGKRENLAHCIERIELIEGDIRDVDTCRNACAGVDFVSHQAAFGSVPRSIEDPLTSHAVNVTGSVNMLVAARDAGVKRFVYAASSSTYGDHPGLPKVEEHIGQPLSPYAVTKYANELYAQVFGRCYGLETIGLRYFNVFGPRQDPFSQYAAVIPLFVSALLRNAAPTINGDGEQTRDFTFVANAVEANLKACSAPATAVGEVFNIACGERTSLNTLYRQLQSLLGSTVVPVYGPDRFGDVRDSLADIGKAQRLLGYAGAIKLKEGLSRSSAWYRENLSA
- a CDS encoding CTP synthase, translating into MKTKFIFITGGVVSSLGKGLSAASIGALMEARGLRVSMQKMDPYINVDPGTMSPYQHGEVFVTNDGAETDLDLGHYERFTTANLSRKSNFTTGQVYDSVIRKERRGDYLGGTVQVIPHITNEIKEKIIDNAREIDIAIIEVGGTVGDIESLPFLEAIRQFRSDRGADNVLYIHLTLVPYISTAGELKTKPTQHSVKELREIGIQPDILLCRCDREIPREMKSKIALFCNVDEGAVITARDVSSIYECPIALHEQGLDERIVDYLNIWTKAPDLSAWERIRLRVNDPTGETVIAIVGKYVELTESYKSLAEALIHGGIGNDCRVKLKYVDSESLERHGIGDAFDQVDGILVPGGFGERGSEGKIDAIRFARENKIPFFGICLGMQMAVVEFSRNVCQIKEAYSSEFREDAKNPVIHIMEEQRKVKGKGGTMRLGAYPCNMAKDTLARRIYGQKSITERHRHRYEFNNAYRTVLKECGLTISGIHPDLDLVEIIELSDHPWFLGCQFHPEFKSRPMSPHPLFESFVGACLKQRSEAK
- a CDS encoding KpsF/GutQ family sugar-phosphate isomerase, giving the protein MIETAQKVLRTEAEAIQALIERIDDRFIQAVKMILACHGRVVITGMGKSGHICQKIAATMSSTGTPTLFLHPAEGMHGDLGMLAKGDVVIAVSNSGETEEITRILPIIKRMGLPLLAMSGNPHSTLARAGDVFLDISIKEEACPLGLAPTASTTATLAMGDALAVTLLIERGFKAEDFAMFHPGGALGKRLLLRVEDVMHSGADIPVVPATMLLKEALFEITSKKLGVTGVADESGELVGVFTDGDLRRVIAHGYDAMERPMCEMMAKHPKRILATNLAAKAVQLMEEFAITSLFVFDSDAGKKPVGIVHLHDLLRAGVV